Proteins encoded within one genomic window of Humulus lupulus chromosome 1, drHumLupu1.1, whole genome shotgun sequence:
- the LOC133785905 gene encoding conserved oligomeric Golgi complex subunit 3-like — MNVVNENFLPLLKRLNDCIAYVENNPQYAESGVYLLKFRQLQSRALGMIRSHVLSVLKSASSQVQSAIRSNSSSKASLAEGVEASVIYVRFKAAASEVHAARNCTGHIC; from the exons ATGAATGTTGTCAATGAGAACTTCCTCCCTCTGCTCAAACGCCTTAATGACTGCATAGC GTATGTAGAAAACAATCCACAGTATGCTGAATCCGGCGTTTACTTACTCAAATTTCGACAACTGCAG TCTCGAGCATTGGGTATGATTCGCTCTCATGTACTTTCTGTACTCAAAAGTGCATCTTCTCAG GTTCAGTCAGCAATCCGGAGCAATAGTAGCAGCAAGGCATCTCTTGCTGAGGGTGTAGAGGCATCTGTTATATATGTTCGTTTCAAGGCAGCGGCAAGTGAG GTTCATGCGGCCAGAAACTGCACAGGGCATATTTGTTAA
- the LOC133785969 gene encoding protein MOR1-like — MATLTCIGNVACAMGPAVEKASKGILADVLKCLGDNKKHMRECTLNTLDSWLSAVHLDKMVPYIAAAWTDAKLGAEGRKDLFEWLSKQLSGLTEFPDAV, encoded by the exons ATGGCAACATTGACATGCATTGGCAATGTTGCATGTGCAATGGGTCCAGCTGTTGAGAAAGCAAGCAAG GGCATTTTAGCGGATGTTTTGAAATGTTTGGGTGACAATAAAAAGCATATGAGGGAATGCACATTGAATACTTTAGATTCTTGGCTCTCTGCTGTTCATCTTGATAAaatg GTTCCTTACATTGCAGCAGCTTGGACAGATGCAAAACTTGGTGCGGAAGGGCGCAAAGATCTTTTTGAGTGGTTGTCAAAACAACTATCTGGGTTAACTGAATTTCCTGATGCTGTATAG